One stretch of Cohnella algarum DNA includes these proteins:
- a CDS encoding helix-turn-helix domain-containing protein — protein sequence MKGSDHKSKFLLTNREREVFELLVQDKTTRDIAQQLFISEKTVRNHISNVMQKLNVKGRSQAVVELIKLGELKI from the coding sequence TTGAAAGGCAGCGATCACAAAAGCAAATTCCTTCTCACCAATCGGGAACGCGAAGTTTTTGAACTGTTAGTGCAGGACAAAACGACTCGCGACATTGCCCAGCAATTGTTTATCAGTGAGAAAACGGTGCGGAATCATATTTCGAATGTCATGCAGAAATTAAATGTAAAAGGGCGTTCGCAAGCGGTTGTCGAGCTGATTAAGCTCGGGGAACTGAAAATTTGA